One window of the Capnocytophaga haemolytica genome contains the following:
- the rpe gene encoding ribulose-phosphate 3-epimerase, with amino-acid sequence MIVAPSLLAADFGNLQRDVEMVNHSVADWFHIDVMDGLFVPNISYGMPVVAAIGKYAQKPLDVHLMIVDPDRYIGVFAELGAAILSVHYETCTHLHRTLQAIKAEGMQAGVALNPHTPVSLLEDCIADIDVLLLMSVNPGFGGQTFIENTYKKVRQARTLIAQAGSKALIEIDGGVTTANAPELKAAGADAIVAGSFVFKSADPVATIAELKAI; translated from the coding sequence ATGATTGTAGCACCTTCGTTATTAGCTGCTGATTTTGGTAACTTGCAGCGCGATGTGGAAATGGTGAACCACAGTGTTGCTGATTGGTTCCATATCGATGTGATGGATGGGCTTTTTGTGCCTAATATTTCGTATGGTATGCCTGTGGTGGCTGCCATTGGTAAATATGCCCAAAAGCCGTTGGACGTGCACCTGATGATCGTAGACCCCGACCGCTATATTGGTGTGTTTGCAGAGTTAGGGGCGGCTATCCTGAGTGTGCATTACGAGACTTGTACGCACCTGCACCGCACTTTGCAGGCTATCAAAGCCGAGGGAATGCAAGCGGGGGTGGCACTCAATCCGCATACGCCCGTAAGTCTGTTGGAGGACTGCATTGCTGATATCGATGTGCTACTGTTGATGAGCGTAAACCCTGGCTTTGGTGGACAGACCTTCATTGAAAACACTTACAAAAAGGTGCGACAAGCGCGAACACTCATCGCACAAGCGGGTAGCAAGGCACTGATTGAGATCGACGGTGGGGTAACGACCGCCAATGCCCCTGAGCTAAAAGCAGCAGGAGCAGACGCCATAGTGGCAGGGAGCTTCGTTTTCAAAAGTGCTGACCCCGTGGCAACTATTGCTGAGCTTAAAGCGATATAA
- a CDS encoding Uma2 family endonuclease, which yields MAEIVSLKQLDLNGVYTYADYLMWKLQERVELIAGKIFKMSPAPALNHQAVSANLSGLFYVFFDGKPCKYYAALVDVILTNKDKKDNEITTVVQPDLIVVCDPEKRKGRACKGAPDLVVEILSLSNSKRDLKIKYKLYEENGVREYWIVNPRDKYIQQFVLEGKHFYLKDTYYKDDGDIASVVFEGLSLPLEKVFNI from the coding sequence ATGGCAGAGATAGTAAGTTTAAAGCAGTTAGACCTCAATGGCGTATACACCTATGCCGATTATCTGATGTGGAAGCTCCAAGAGCGCGTAGAGCTAATCGCTGGGAAGATCTTTAAGATGAGCCCTGCACCTGCGCTAAACCATCAGGCGGTGTCAGCTAATTTATCAGGGTTATTCTATGTTTTCTTCGATGGAAAACCTTGTAAATATTATGCGGCTCTCGTAGATGTTATTTTAACGAATAAAGACAAGAAGGACAATGAGATAACCACAGTAGTGCAGCCTGACCTCATCGTGGTGTGCGACCCAGAGAAGCGCAAGGGGCGCGCTTGCAAGGGAGCTCCTGACTTGGTGGTGGAAATACTATCGCTGAGCAATAGCAAGCGCGATTTGAAGATCAAATATAAACTCTACGAGGAAAATGGCGTACGCGAGTATTGGATAGTCAATCCGCGGGATAAGTACATTCAGCAGTTTGTGCTCGAAGGCAAACACTTCTACCTGAAGGACACGTATTACAAGGACGATGGCGACATCGCCTCTGTGGTTTTTGAGGGCTTATCATTGCCATTGGAAAAGGTTTTTAATATCTGA
- a CDS encoding prephenate dehydrogenase produces the protein MKEAVVIGLGLIGGSLALELKKRANYKIKGIDADPANVQKALELGIIDEETTYDGLQNAEVVIIAVPVNKIGEVALRVLDCVESETLVMDVGSVKGNICREVASHPLRSQFVAAHPMAGTEFSGPEAAIYDLFDGKVMVLCDVQQSDWRLLDRALSISKLLNMRVKMMPSEEHDRHIAYVSHLSHVISYVLGQTVLEKERDEAQIFDMASSGFASTVRLAKSTGTMWSPIFLENRDNVLQTLDEYMENLAKFRTLIAESDDAGLRKTISDINYIKKVLKG, from the coding sequence ATGAAAGAAGCAGTTGTTATCGGGCTGGGGCTCATTGGGGGCTCACTTGCCTTAGAGCTCAAGAAGCGCGCCAACTACAAAATCAAAGGTATTGATGCCGACCCTGCCAATGTGCAAAAAGCCTTAGAGCTGGGTATTATTGATGAGGAAACCACTTACGATGGTTTGCAAAATGCTGAGGTAGTGATTATTGCAGTGCCTGTAAACAAAATTGGCGAAGTAGCCTTGCGGGTGTTAGACTGCGTAGAGAGTGAAACCTTAGTGATGGATGTCGGTTCGGTGAAGGGCAATATCTGCCGTGAGGTAGCTTCGCACCCACTTCGTTCGCAGTTCGTAGCCGCACACCCGATGGCAGGGACGGAGTTCTCAGGTCCTGAGGCAGCTATTTACGACCTTTTCGATGGCAAGGTGATGGTGCTCTGCGACGTACAGCAATCGGATTGGCGACTGCTTGACAGAGCATTGAGCATCAGTAAGCTGCTGAATATGCGCGTAAAGATGATGCCTTCGGAGGAGCACGACCGCCATATCGCCTACGTATCGCACCTCTCGCACGTGATCTCTTATGTGCTTGGGCAGACCGTCCTTGAAAAAGAGCGAGACGAGGCACAGATCTTTGATATGGCGAGCTCAGGCTTTGCCTCCACCGTACGTTTGGCAAAGAGTACGGGCACAATGTGGAGCCCTATTTTCTTGGAAAACCGCGACAATGTGCTGCAAACCCTCGATGAGTATATGGAGAACTTAGCCAAGTTTCGCACACTCATCGCCGAAAGCGACGACGCAGGACTGAGAAAAACCATCAGCGACATCAACTATATCAAGAAAGTACTCAAAGGGTAA
- a CDS encoding DUF4834 family protein, whose product MAEASFTGFLNTLLIILLVIIALRVFFRIAGPYLMRYLLGKVEQRINQQFTQAQQRPYQQTTENKETTIDPSSSKTPQVKKQIGEYIDYEEI is encoded by the coding sequence ATGGCAGAAGCTTCATTCACAGGGTTTTTAAACACCTTATTAATCATACTTTTGGTGATTATTGCCTTACGAGTATTCTTTCGCATAGCAGGTCCTTACCTAATGCGTTATTTACTTGGGAAGGTAGAACAACGCATCAATCAGCAGTTTACACAAGCACAACAACGGCCTTACCAACAGACAACAGAAAACAAAGAAACGACCATAGATCCATCATCCTCTAAGACCCCACAAGTAAAGAAACAGATTGGGGAGTACATTGATTACGAGGAGATATAA
- a CDS encoding YfhO family protein, producing MKRFLPHIVAIVLLAVIAVAFFYPVLQGKAIFQSDIVQYTGMAKERNDYRSEEGKESYWTNSAFGGMPTYQLGAHYPYNFVKGLDETIRFLPRPADYLFLYFIGFYVLLLVMKVDYKSAFLGAVAFGLSTYLIIILGVGHNAKAHAIGYFAPVLAGIILVFRGKYLWGGLLTAVALALELNANHPQMTYYLLLLVGVLGVINLYNSFKEKQLKPYFTSIAVLVGALVVSLLANATPLLATKEYAAWSTRGKSTLTFNPDGTKKEHEGLSKDYITEYSYGIGESLNLIVPRLFGGSNHEKVSESSKAYQNLVLKGVPAEHANRAPTYWGDQPIVAAPAYIGAVVFFLFVLALFIVKGRVKWWLVSGVVLSLLLSWGKNFGALTDLMIDYFPMYDKFRAVSSIQTILELCVPLLAMIGLYKFVKEPENYKKPLLHTLYISLGFVVFLFLIKGFFGFKGVNDVAYAQAYGEDFINSVIEDRKSMYTADLLRTAFFMLLSALFLLLFQYKKIQQWGLYTAFLVLIALDLGGVARRYVGSGDFVDKRTMEYPFEETVADTNILKDKGYYRVYEPQVGINGARTSYFHHSIGGYHAAKPKRVQELFDYQIAKGNMEVLNMLNVKYIILPNQQGGQQVMQNDEALGNAWFVKQVIVKDSDDAVMKTLEHFKPAEEALVVKKYYDKPMTFAVDSTATIRLTHYTPDMLEYQSDNKEEGFAVFSETHYPHGWKATIDGQPAHFYRVDYALRGMPLPAGKHTIRFSFEPEVVAKGSKIALAGNVLLLLWLIGAVLWQFKKAPRK from the coding sequence GTGAAAAGATTTTTACCTCATATTGTAGCGATAGTGCTTTTAGCAGTTATCGCAGTAGCATTTTTTTACCCTGTATTGCAAGGTAAGGCAATTTTTCAAAGTGATATTGTGCAATATACGGGGATGGCTAAGGAGCGCAATGACTATCGCAGTGAGGAAGGCAAAGAGAGCTATTGGACGAATAGTGCCTTTGGAGGTATGCCCACTTATCAATTGGGAGCGCACTATCCGTATAACTTCGTAAAGGGCTTGGACGAAACTATTCGGTTCTTGCCTCGTCCTGCTGATTACCTATTTCTCTATTTTATAGGGTTTTATGTGCTACTATTAGTGATGAAAGTAGACTATAAATCGGCTTTTTTAGGGGCGGTAGCTTTTGGGTTATCTACCTATCTGATTATCATATTGGGGGTAGGGCATAATGCTAAGGCACACGCTATTGGTTATTTTGCGCCTGTATTAGCAGGTATTATACTGGTATTCAGGGGTAAGTATCTCTGGGGAGGACTGCTCACAGCCGTGGCTTTAGCTCTGGAACTGAATGCAAATCACCCACAAATGACTTACTACTTGCTCCTATTAGTAGGGGTATTAGGCGTTATAAACTTATATAATAGTTTTAAAGAGAAACAATTAAAGCCATATTTCACATCAATTGCTGTGCTTGTAGGGGCATTAGTAGTTAGTCTCTTAGCTAATGCTACCCCTCTTTTAGCTACCAAAGAATATGCAGCTTGGAGTACCCGAGGCAAGTCGACACTGACTTTTAACCCTGATGGAACAAAAAAAGAGCACGAAGGGCTTTCAAAAGACTATATTACCGAATACAGTTATGGCATTGGAGAATCTTTAAACCTCATTGTTCCTCGGCTTTTTGGGGGGTCAAATCACGAGAAGGTAAGTGAAAGCTCCAAGGCGTATCAGAATTTGGTACTCAAAGGCGTTCCTGCTGAGCACGCAAATCGAGCACCTACCTATTGGGGAGATCAGCCTATTGTAGCAGCACCCGCATACATAGGTGCTGTGGTCTTCTTTTTGTTTGTCTTGGCTTTATTTATTGTTAAAGGACGTGTAAAATGGTGGCTTGTGAGTGGTGTAGTACTGTCATTATTACTTTCGTGGGGTAAGAACTTTGGAGCCCTTACGGATTTAATGATTGATTACTTCCCGATGTACGATAAGTTTAGAGCTGTATCATCTATCCAAACTATTCTGGAACTCTGTGTGCCACTTTTAGCAATGATTGGCCTCTATAAGTTTGTAAAAGAGCCTGAGAATTACAAAAAGCCGTTACTCCATACGCTTTATATCAGCTTAGGATTCGTGGTATTTTTATTTCTCATCAAGGGATTTTTTGGGTTTAAAGGTGTAAATGATGTAGCTTATGCGCAGGCTTATGGTGAGGACTTTATAAATAGCGTAATAGAAGACAGAAAATCAATGTATACTGCTGATTTATTGCGTACTGCCTTCTTTATGCTACTCAGTGCATTATTCCTATTGTTATTTCAATATAAGAAGATACAACAGTGGGGGCTTTATACCGCATTTTTAGTATTGATAGCTCTTGACTTAGGAGGTGTCGCACGCCGCTATGTAGGCAGTGGGGATTTCGTTGATAAACGCACTATGGAGTATCCTTTTGAGGAAACCGTTGCTGACACCAATATCCTTAAAGATAAAGGCTATTATCGTGTATATGAGCCACAGGTAGGTATTAATGGGGCTCGTACTTCCTACTTTCATCATTCGATTGGGGGCTATCACGCTGCTAAGCCTAAGCGTGTACAAGAGCTTTTTGACTACCAGATCGCCAAAGGCAATATGGAGGTGCTCAATATGCTAAATGTGAAGTATATCATCTTACCCAACCAACAAGGTGGGCAACAGGTGATGCAGAACGATGAGGCATTGGGCAACGCGTGGTTTGTGAAGCAAGTAATTGTAAAGGATAGTGATGATGCAGTAATGAAAACGTTGGAGCACTTTAAGCCAGCAGAAGAGGCTTTGGTAGTGAAGAAATACTATGACAAGCCGATGACCTTTGCTGTGGATAGCACTGCTACCATACGGCTGACACATTACACTCCTGATATGCTTGAATACCAAAGTGATAATAAGGAGGAAGGCTTTGCAGTGTTCTCAGAGACGCATTACCCTCACGGCTGGAAAGCAACAATTGATGGGCAGCCAGCGCATTTTTATCGTGTAGATTATGCTTTGAGAGGAATGCCATTACCAGCAGGCAAGCACACCATCCGCTTTAGCTTTGAGCCTGAAGTAGTGGCTAAAGGTAGTAAGATAGCTCTTGCTGGGAATGTACTTTTACTCTTGTGGCTTATAGGAGCTGTACTATGGCAATTTAAGAAAGCTCCAAGAAAATAG
- a CDS encoding DEAD/DEAH box helicase, with protein MSYHLFFDLSYHPDFDLHLPTAYIAEERAGYWHLFKCATPEVLQSLHLWQPSEAAAAAIALVDDLQPPALLKKYLKKGTTLEELYRNKEHKKHLQEQVEERTAQLLQCVVEQRMPLTVGYTHRDEIAKKRVAVSDKVLTPSLEFEKTAEGIIYRLYLFEGEQRITPREAAIELLNNAYCWLVLDGSLVRVADLKASHLKPFLTKEATLIPERNIEEYFEKFLKKILRKVPIKAIGFAVIERKELLGAELRLLHDFFANHYKLTIAFDYGGYTFESQQRKDTQSDLAFDEQRTPKIYHYRRDKEAEAVYHKALTRLGFAEEEGTFYLKDSTDPFATYAALFSHRAALTEAGFSIGKLLVGGKEIAFEAPVLRQSPTTTDNDWFDLNIEVQLGDSRFHFKELVGNLKAQNPVYELPNGKLFIIPQEWFARFGTVVKYTQERGGKLQLPRSNYALLESLPELRPTSLVQEVDYTPSPNLKATLRPYQIAGVKWLLEHYHNGMGACLADDMGLGKTLQTLALLTHIHDSLPEHPSPYADLFSQGELLREPLRVLVILPSSLIFNWYDEAKRFAPHLKCTQYVGSNRKVKLNRLQHYDLVFTSYPIVALDAKLLQRHEFRYIILDESQRIKNHTSKTFKAINSLKAAHKLSLSGTPIENSLSDLWAQMQFINPDILQTYASFNKHFITEIQKKHNPVALEELKTIISPFLLRRTKAQVLTDLPDMEEQIAYCPLADEQRKWYEREKSKIRNELLHIEGQVSQISALKMLMRLRQISNHPRLADKESTLPSGKYEEVISTLQMIVSSGQKALVFSSFTTHLQLYEDWCKQAGVKYVHLSGSTPLAERRVAVSTFQSDPTVPLFFLSLKAGEVGLNLTRASYVLLLDPWWNPFSERQAIGRAHRLGQENKVNVIRFVSKDTIEEKIIKLQQAKAALSAELVEEKAIISEVMEQMEDILA; from the coding sequence ATGAGTTATCATCTCTTTTTTGACCTCTCTTACCACCCCGACTTCGATTTGCACCTGCCCACAGCCTACATTGCTGAGGAGCGGGCAGGCTATTGGCATCTCTTTAAGTGCGCTACCCCTGAGGTATTGCAAAGCCTACACTTGTGGCAGCCTTCAGAGGCAGCCGCTGCGGCTATTGCCTTGGTAGACGACTTACAGCCACCCGCCTTACTAAAGAAATACCTCAAGAAGGGCACTACCCTTGAAGAACTTTACCGCAACAAAGAGCACAAAAAGCACCTGCAAGAGCAGGTAGAGGAGCGCACCGCACAGCTCTTGCAGTGTGTGGTGGAGCAGCGTATGCCTCTCACGGTAGGTTATACCCACAGGGATGAGATTGCTAAAAAGCGCGTAGCGGTGAGTGATAAGGTGCTCACCCCCTCCTTAGAGTTTGAGAAAACGGCAGAGGGTATCATCTACCGCTTGTATCTCTTTGAGGGCGAGCAGCGCATCACCCCAAGAGAGGCGGCTATTGAGCTACTCAACAATGCCTATTGTTGGCTCGTGCTGGACGGCAGTTTGGTGCGTGTTGCCGACCTAAAAGCCTCACACTTGAAGCCTTTCCTCACGAAAGAGGCAACGCTCATCCCTGAGCGCAACATTGAGGAGTATTTTGAGAAGTTCCTCAAGAAGATACTGCGCAAAGTGCCTATCAAAGCTATTGGCTTTGCCGTGATAGAGCGCAAGGAGTTGTTGGGGGCTGAGCTGAGGCTATTGCACGACTTCTTTGCCAATCACTACAAGCTCACCATCGCCTTTGACTATGGGGGCTACACCTTTGAGAGCCAGCAACGCAAGGACACACAGTCCGACTTAGCCTTTGATGAACAACGCACCCCTAAGATATACCATTACCGCCGCGACAAAGAGGCTGAAGCTGTTTACCACAAGGCACTCACTCGCTTGGGCTTCGCTGAGGAGGAAGGCACTTTCTACCTCAAAGACAGCACAGACCCCTTTGCTACTTACGCAGCACTCTTCAGCCATCGCGCAGCACTCACGGAGGCGGGCTTTAGCATAGGTAAACTGCTGGTAGGGGGTAAGGAAATAGCCTTTGAAGCCCCTGTGCTCAGGCAGTCGCCCACCACTACTGACAATGATTGGTTCGACCTTAATATAGAGGTGCAGCTCGGCGACAGTCGTTTTCATTTTAAGGAACTCGTCGGCAACCTCAAGGCACAAAACCCCGTATACGAACTGCCCAATGGCAAGCTGTTTATCATTCCGCAGGAGTGGTTTGCGCGCTTTGGCACGGTAGTGAAGTACACCCAAGAGCGCGGAGGCAAGCTGCAATTGCCACGCAGCAACTACGCCCTGCTTGAGTCCTTACCTGAGCTACGACCTACCAGCTTGGTGCAGGAGGTGGACTATACCCCTTCACCTAATTTAAAAGCCACCTTACGTCCCTATCAGATAGCGGGCGTAAAGTGGCTTTTAGAGCATTATCATAATGGTATGGGTGCCTGCTTAGCAGACGATATGGGCTTAGGAAAAACACTGCAAACCCTCGCACTGCTCACTCACATCCACGATAGTTTACCTGAGCACCCTTCACCTTATGCCGACCTCTTCTCACAAGGGGAGCTACTGCGCGAACCTTTGCGTGTGCTCGTAATCTTACCCTCATCGCTTATCTTCAATTGGTATGACGAAGCTAAACGCTTTGCCCCACACCTAAAGTGCACCCAATACGTAGGCAGCAATCGCAAGGTGAAGCTCAACCGCCTCCAGCATTACGACCTCGTCTTCACCAGCTACCCCATCGTAGCTCTTGATGCCAAGCTATTGCAACGACACGAGTTCCGCTATATCATCTTAGACGAGAGTCAGCGTATAAAGAACCACACGAGTAAGACTTTTAAGGCTATCAACAGCCTGAAAGCCGCACACAAGCTCTCGCTCAGTGGTACGCCTATTGAGAACTCCCTCAGCGACCTATGGGCACAGATGCAGTTTATCAACCCCGACATCTTGCAGACTTACGCCTCCTTCAACAAGCACTTTATCACAGAGATACAGAAGAAACATAACCCCGTAGCCCTTGAGGAGCTGAAGACCATCATCAGTCCGTTTTTGCTTAGGCGCACCAAGGCGCAAGTGCTCACCGACTTGCCCGATATGGAAGAGCAAATCGCCTATTGCCCTCTTGCAGACGAGCAGCGCAAGTGGTATGAGCGGGAGAAGTCGAAGATAAGGAATGAGCTGTTGCATATCGAAGGGCAAGTGAGTCAGATTAGTGCTCTGAAGATGCTGATGCGCCTTAGGCAAATAAGCAATCACCCACGCTTAGCAGACAAAGAAAGCACCCTGCCCTCGGGCAAATACGAAGAGGTGATCAGCACCTTGCAGATGATTGTCAGTTCGGGGCAAAAGGCGTTGGTGTTCAGCAGCTTCACCACACACTTGCAGCTATATGAAGACTGGTGTAAGCAGGCAGGCGTAAAGTACGTTCACCTCAGTGGCAGCACCCCCTTAGCTGAGCGGCGTGTGGCAGTGAGCACCTTCCAGAGCGATCCCACAGTGCCACTCTTCTTTCTCTCACTCAAGGCAGGCGAAGTAGGGCTCAACCTCACCCGCGCCTCTTACGTATTGCTCTTAGACCCTTGGTGGAATCCCTTCTCAGAGCGACAAGCCATAGGGCGCGCCCACCGTTTAGGGCAGGAGAACAAGGTGAACGTCATCCGCTTTGTGAGCAAAGACACCATTGAGGAGAAGATCATCAAATTGCAGCAAGCCAAAGCCGCGCTCTCAGCCGAGTTGGTAGAAGAGAAAGCCATCATCAGTGAGGTGATGGAGCAGATGGAAGATATCTTAGCGTAA
- a CDS encoding Dyp-type peroxidase has product MNYQNVTDLPNNNTSFLVYTFKTGVEKKLVKDTFAQVCALVTNLNHTVTNRFPEAQASCTLGISHHAWLLLGLPQPLPKELKSFEAIVGSKHTAPATEGDLHFHLRAHNQSLVHDMQMAITELMRSVADCVVEVQGFRYWDGRAIIGFVDGTENPQGADRVRFAVVGEEDKNYQGGSYLFVQKYVHNMEAWKALPVSEQEKVIGRSKEMDIEMGDEEKPTNAHSALANVGDDLKVVRDNMPFVDGVTHEVGTYFICYANTFSTVEKMLNNIFIGNPKGNYDRLLDFSTAQTGTLFFVPSLDMLDEFMG; this is encoded by the coding sequence ATGAATTATCAGAACGTAACAGACCTACCCAATAACAATACCAGCTTCTTAGTTTACACTTTTAAGACAGGGGTTGAGAAGAAGTTAGTGAAGGATACCTTTGCACAAGTCTGTGCCTTGGTGACGAACCTCAACCATACGGTAACCAATCGGTTTCCAGAGGCGCAAGCCAGTTGCACCTTGGGTATCAGTCATCACGCGTGGTTATTGCTTGGTTTGCCTCAACCGCTTCCCAAAGAGTTAAAGTCTTTTGAGGCTATTGTAGGCAGCAAGCACACTGCCCCAGCTACAGAGGGTGATTTGCATTTTCATCTGCGTGCGCACAATCAGAGTTTGGTTCACGATATGCAGATGGCTATCACAGAATTGATGCGTTCTGTGGCAGATTGCGTTGTGGAGGTGCAAGGGTTTCGGTATTGGGATGGGCGTGCTATAATAGGTTTTGTAGATGGCACAGAGAACCCTCAAGGTGCTGACCGTGTGCGCTTTGCTGTAGTAGGGGAAGAAGATAAGAACTACCAAGGGGGGAGCTATCTCTTTGTGCAGAAGTATGTTCACAATATGGAGGCGTGGAAGGCACTGCCTGTATCAGAGCAAGAGAAAGTTATTGGGCGCAGTAAGGAAATGGATATAGAGATGGGCGATGAGGAAAAGCCTACTAATGCGCATTCTGCCTTGGCAAATGTTGGCGATGACCTAAAAGTGGTGCGCGATAATATGCCTTTTGTAGATGGGGTTACACACGAGGTAGGTACATATTTTATATGCTATGCCAATACTTTCAGTACAGTAGAAAAGATGCTCAACAATATATTCATTGGCAATCCTAAAGGCAATTACGACCGCTTGCTTGACTTTAGTACAGCACAAACAGGCACACTTTTCTTTGTGCCCTCGCTTGATATGTTAGACGAGTTTATGGGATAA